Below is a window of Plasmodium brasilianum strain Bolivian I chromosome 14, whole genome shotgun sequence DNA.
GGTCCATTTTGAAAAGGTAAAAGTTGTTCGATTATttatataggtatataagtatgtatgtacgcatgtatgtacgtatataagcatataagtatgcaaacaaaaaaatatgtaatctTGCTGagaaattttttcaaattatctatatttttagacaaaataaaaaagaaaacaaataaatagaaaatagttaaatagttctttttaattattgaataacttttttttgctcttttttttatttttttttttgtaatttactAATATTTTGTACATCACGTCGAAgtgtacataattttaatgtacaacaaaataattaatttcaCTTAGcattaatgtatatacagAAAATATCAACATTTTAATTAGTAGAacgaacaaaataaaacctccaatttaaatcattttttcattcagtcctcatttttatatgttaatttatGCTACGCTATGCTATGGCATACCAAGCcctgttttatatatatattttttttttaattataaatttctcAATATATGCAGTTCATAGAGAAAAATTAGACGTTTATGTGGGCatacttttttaatgaaatgcTTAGGGCTGCTAAAGATTACGAAGAACTGAAATTGCTGCGGCTCTGCTAAGGGTAAAATGAAACATGTGCAATATAgatgctatatatatatatatatatgtatgtatgtatgcattaaTTTTCTACTGGGAGTGTACAAAATATTGAACAGTAAAATGTAGATATCgcgtttattttataaaatgacCCTATCAAATCGAAAAGAGTgaatatttacaattttcctttttttttttttttttttttgtaattagaGGGGTGATACCTGCAGCAAATGTCCTGTTCTTTACTACTTAAAAACGGAAGATGTTAAAACTGAGATATTCAATaatgctttttcttttccttttttccctttttgcgaatttcttaatatcacatttttgttaatacGTTTTATGCACTAATTTACTGAGAACAATACTCCTTTttgtgaattttttttttttttttcctgaaaTAAAATGTTAGAAGCTTTATGATAAATTACGTATTTCTACAGTTATGTTTTGaattacttttttcatatttttttttttttttgtgtaattAAGTGAAACTTCAAAagagatattttttttaaattgtggGCATTATGATAAATTcgaaaagaatatattttttttattttgtgtgCCCCCTATTTAAAAGAAGATTAACAAGTAAGGGTATAAGTACGTCAACACAGTTAATAGTAACATGTGTGAAGGACACATACAGATCTAaaatttttagtaaaataaaatggaattgTATAagtaatgatatattaaaaaataaagataaatttaatatagaagagatgttaaatataataaatatagttaGTCGTTTACATTTTGGAAAAAagattttaattcttttaaaaccATTCCTATTAGCTAAACTAGAAAACGATAATTGTAATTATGTAGAACGTATTATTACTTCTTATATCAGAGCAAATATTAATgatgatattttttactacGAATTATGTCtaaaagtaaagaaaaacTTGAATGCTTTCTCACAATCTTCTTTAATTAATctattatataacattaatttTCACTCCTCTGTGAACAATGAGTATATAGCTAAAATGGAAATCGAAATAATAAGCCATCTTATGCTAAACATTCAGATGGAAGACATTTTGAATAACTCCTTCGAAATGAAACACCAGAAAGATAAAATTTCAGGCGTTAAGGAAAGTACATTAGGAGAAAATAGCACATATTGCAGTGgtgataaattatataatgggAAAAGAAGGCAagtaaaagaggaaaaaatcaACGCGGAAAATATTCTAGTAAATGAAGTAGAAAAAGACCAAGCGCAAAGCACACCAACTAAGAATTTGTTTCATTTGAAAAACTACCATATTATATTACTGCTTTATGCAGTTAGTAATTATCTGTTGCATTTACATCTAAAGAATAAAAGTAATGCAAAAAGTAATGATAACTTTTTtaaggaattaaaaaaatattttaaatggtATGATGCTTTAAAAATGCTTACtcatgaaaatatattagtattattaGGACAGATAAGCCCCTTTTACCTATTTTTGCTATACAAGGCGATTTTAAACTCTCTTTATATATTCGATGATAATACTATGAATGAAAATTTACTTAACCATGTTAAAgatagaataaataatattacattacaactaaaaaataatgacaCTCATGTAAAGGGAAAAACTAATGaacttataaaatatataaatatactgcaacaaaatttaattcattattcAGAAAATAGGAAAATTAACTTTCAGCGTAATTATAGGCATAATATTGAACTAGTTAAAGTTATACTCGCCTTACTgcaagaaaataataaatacgaTATAAacaagtaaaattaaaaatgataataaaaaagttgaCAATTAATAtgattatgtttttatttccaaACGGTACATTTTCCGCGATTTTTTAGCCCCTGCGTTCTAACACTACAAACATATAATGAAGACTGTATCGTTGACCGTTTTTTACATGCGCATACATGTCTGGgcatatattatgtacttgtatatgttgtgtgtacacatatatgcactAAGGAATTCTCTTTCATCTTGCTTTTTCATTCCTTAGACTCGTTGAACAAGcgtgcatataaatatgtgtgcATTCGCATGTATACACCTGTACACACATTTTGTCCCACTTCTTCcagttcatattttaaaaacttaatagctattttttttttttttttttttttttgttattccttttttaggTATTATGCATGGCATAGAGAAAAAGTTGAAAAAGTGCAAACAATTCTAAGGGTTATTGAAAAAGGATAATAAACAACAAAATTATGTAACTTACattcaaattaaaaatttaaaataaaatattatatagagaggataaaaaaaacaaaaaaaagaaaaaaagataaagttAAAGTTTaagataaagataaaaacaaagataaaaataaaaataaaaataaaaagcattATAAAAAACGTTATAAAAAGAGTTATGAAAAACTATATTTGAAATGGGGAAACAGCTTATTCATCAAAGTCATCTTGAACCATATCAATGAAATCCTGATAACAtcaaaaaggaagaaaaaaaaaaaaaa
It encodes the following:
- a CDS encoding hypothetical protein (conserved Plasmodium protein) produces the protein MINSKRIYFFYFVCPLFKRRLTSKGISTSTQLIVTCVKDTYRSKIFSKIKWNCISNDILKNKDKFNIEEMLNIINIVSRLHFGKKILILLKPFLLAKLENDNCNYVERIITSYIRANINDDIFYYELCLKVKKNLNAFSQSSLINLLYNINFHSSVNNEYIAKMEIEIISHLMLNIQMEDILNNSFEMKHQKDKISGVKESTLGENSTYCSGDKLYNGKRRQVKEEKINAENILVNEVEKDQAQSTPTKNLFHLKNYHIILLLYAVSNYLLHLHLKNKSNAKSNDNFFKELKKYFKWYDALKMLTHENILVLLGQISPFYLFLLYKAILNSLYIFDDNTMNENLLNHVKDRINNITLQLKNNDTHVKGKTNELIKYINILQQNLIHYSENRKINFQRNYRHNIELVKVILALLQENNKYDINKYYAWHREKVEKVQTILRVIEKG